One Budorcas taxicolor isolate Tak-1 chromosome 13, Takin1.1, whole genome shotgun sequence DNA window includes the following coding sequences:
- the LOC128058212 gene encoding dihydrodiol dehydrogenase 3-like, translating into MDLKSQKVKLNDGHFIPVLGFGTAAPEEVPKSEALEVTKFAIEVGFRHLDCARVYQNEEQVGQAIRSKIADGTVKREDIFYTSKLWCTFFRPDLVQPALEKSLKDLQLDYVDLYLIHFPVAMKPGEELLPKDENGKMILDSVDLCRTWEALEKCKDAGLTKSIGVSNFNHKQLKKILNKPGLKYKPVCNQVECHPYLNQSKLLDFCKSHDIVFVAYSALGSQRIKGWVNLNHPILLEDPVLCAIAKKHKQTPALVALRYQIQRGVVVLAKSYNKKRIKENMQVFDFELSPEDMKAIDGINRNIRYSEMLFGVGHPEYPFSEEY; encoded by the exons ATGGATCTCAAAAGCCAGAAGGTGAAGCTTAATGATGGCCATTTCATCCCTGTCCTGGGATTTGGCACTGCTGCACCTGAGGAG GTTCCTAAGAGCGAAGCTCTGGAGGTCACCAAATTCGCTATAGAGGTTGGGTTCCGCCACCTTGACTGTGCTCGTGTGTACCAAAATGAAGAGCAGGTTGGCCAAGCCATTCGAAGCAAGATTGCAGATGGCACTGTGAAGAGAGAAGACATATTCTACACTTCaaag CTTTGGTGCACTTTCTTTCGACCAGATTTGGTCCAACCAGCTTTAGAAAAGTCACTGAAAGATCTTCAACTGGATTATGTTGATCTCTATCTCATTCATTTCCCAGTGGCCATGAAG CCAGGGGAGGAATTACTTCCAAAAGATGAGAATGGAAAAATGATATTAGATTCAGTGGATCTCTGTCGCACGTGGGAG GCCCTGGAGAAGTGTAAGGACGCAGGGCTGACCAAGTCCATCGGGGTGTCCAACTTCAACCACAAGCAGCTGAAGAAGATCCTGAACAAGCCGGGGCTCAAGTACAAGCCCGTCTGCAACCAG GTGGAATGTCACCCTTATCTCAACCAGAGTAAACTGTTGGATTTCTGCAAGTCCCATGATATTGTTTTTGTTGCCTATAGTGCTCTGGGATCCCAAAGAATAAAAGGATG GGTGAACCTGAACCACCCCATTCTCTTGGAGGACCCGGTTCTTTGTGCCATTGCCAAAAAACACAAGCAAACCCCAGCTCTAGTTGCCCTTCGCTACCAGATACAACGTGGGGTTGTGGTTCTGGCCAAGAGTTACAACAAGAAGCGGATCAAAGAGAACATGCAG GTGTTTGACTTTGAGCTGAGTCCAGAAGACATGAAAGCAATTGATGGCATCAACAGAAATATAAGATATAGCGAGATGCTATT tGGTGTTGGTCACCCAGAATATCCATTCTCTGAAGAATATTGA